From the Halobellus litoreus genome, the window TTCCCGCTCATCCTGCTCGGTCTGGGAATGTCGATGTGGGCGAGTCAGATCAACCTCGGCTACGGCATCGTGCCGTCGATCATCGGCGAACTGGTCTGGATCTCGCCCATCGTGATGTTCGTCGTCTCGATCACCGCACTGGGGATCGACCCGAACATCGAGGAGGCCGCGAAGGACCTGGGAGCCGACACCGTGACCCTGTATCGACAGGTGCTGCTGCCGCTGATCGCCGACGGCGTCGTCTCCGGCGCGATCTTCGCGTTCGTGCTCTCGTGGAACAACTACTACATCGTCTCCTACCTGTCGGGCCCGCAGAGCACGATCACGACGTGGATCCACGGGCGGATGACGCAGGGCTTCACGCCGGTCGTGCCGGCCGTGGCGTCGCTCATCTTCTACGTCTCGATACTGCTCGTCATCGGCGCGGCGGTGCTCGAGTACCGCTCGGTCGACGAGAGCAGCTGAGCCGTTCTATTGTTTTTTGCGTCAGATAAGCGGACAGTCACAGACTGATCCGGAGCATTTGCCAGTATCCGATAACCGTATATAGCCGTATGCGCAACGGGAGTCTGTCACACGGCAAGACGCCGATTATGCTCGAATACACGTTCAGTATCAAACACAGGGGCTGCTGGACCGCCTCCCTGAACGACGCGTTTCCGGCGGTCAGAGCGACGATCATCTACTCCTACCGGCTCACCGGGACGAGCATCACGATGGTCGAATTGACGCGGATCGAGGAGGGCGAACTCGACGAACTGGTCGCGTGGCTCGAAGACCACCCCGTGATGAACACGAGCCAACTCGTCAGTTACGACGACAGACGCCAGAAGGCGTTCGTCAGCCTGGCCGGGGATTACGACACCGACACCGAACCGGTCCTGAACGTCCTCCTCCGGAACAACTGCTTCCCGACGATTCCGGCGACAGTGGCCCGGGGACGAGAGCACTGGAGCGTCCTCGCCTCGAATCACGAGCAGGTCAGCACCGCCCACGACGAACTCAGGCAGATCGGCTCCGTCGACGTCGACTCGCTCCGCTCGCCCGACCTCGACGGGCTTCTCACCGGACTCACGGAAGTAAAAGAGGCCGTCCAAGACCTCTCGCCCCGGCAGCTCGAAGTCCTCTCGCGGGCGATCGAGGAGGGGTACTACGACTCGCCGCGGTCGTGTAACATCGAGGAACTGGCCGAACTGGACTCCGCGAACACCTCGACCGTCGGCGAGCACCTGCGTCGGTCCGAGGCGAAGATCCTGAAGGCTGTCGCGCCGATGCTCGACCGTCCCAAGGAGCTCGGTGCCCGGACGAACTAGAACTCGTCGAGGTACTCCTCGCGCTCCCACGACGAGATGTGATCCATCGAGCGGTTGAACTCGTCGCGCTTGAGTTTCACGAACGACTCGACCAGCGACGGTCCGAGCATCTCCGCGAGCACGTCGTCGGCTTCGAGGTGGTCGAGAGCCGACCAGAGCGTCCGCGGCAGACGCTCGTAGTCCTCTTCGTACGCGTTCTTCAGCGTCGGCTCGCCCGGATCGATCTCGTTGCGGATGCCGTCCAGCCCCGCCGCGAGCGACGCCGCCATCCCGAGGTACGGGTTGCACGAGGAGTCGGGGACGCGGTGTTCGATGCGCGTCGCCGGCCCGAGTTCCGGCGGGAGCCGGAGGACGGTTGATCGGTTGTCCGGTCCCCAGGCGACGTTGACCGGAGCCCAGATGCCCGGCAGCAGCCGCTTGTAGGAGTTCACCGTCGGCGCGCAGATTGCCGTCAGCGCCTTCATATGTTCGAGGAGGCCGCCGATGAAGTGTCTCCCGACGTCGGAAATCCCCGACTCGCCCGCGGGGTGTTTGCCGGCGGGGAACTGGATGTCGCCAGTCTCGCTCGCGAACTGGTTCTCGGACTCCTCGAGGTCCCACAGCGAGAGGTGGAAGTGGAGGCCGTTGGCGTCCTCACCCGAGTGAGGCCGCGGCATCATCGATGCCTTGTGGCCGTGGTTCCGCGTGACCGACTTGGCCATATGGCGGAAGAACATAATCCCGTCCGCCGTCGTCAGCGCGTCGTCGTACTCGATGTTGACCTCGTACTGTCCCGGTTGGGACTCCTGGTGGACGCCGAGGACGTCGTAGCCGGCGGTCTCCATCGCCGAGCGCCACTCGGAGATGAGCTCCGAACTCATATCGACGGCGTCGAGGTCGTACGAACAGCGGTCGTTGTACGGCACCCATCCGCCGTCGCCGTCGGGGCTGAGCAACGAGAACTCGGTCTCGACGCCGGCGAGCGCGCGGTACCCGTCCGATTCGAGTTCGGCGAGGACGTTCCGGAGGGCGCTCCGGGCGCAGAGGTCGAACTGCGACCCGTCGACATCGGTGAGGTCGGTGAAGACGGCGGCCGTGTCGTCGGCCCACTCGACGGGAGTGACCGAGGAGCGATCCGGGACCGCCAACATATCACCGCCCTCGGCCCCGTAGTGCGGATCGTCGAGCAGTCCGGGTTCGAGCGTCAGTTCCGCGACGCCGTTCGCGAATCCGATCCCCTCTTCGAAGGCGTGTTCGGCCTCGTCGCCCGGGACGGTGATTCCGCGGGCGACGCCGTTGAGATCCGTCCACACGAGCCGGACGTCGTCGTACTCTGATAGCGTGGTCATCGGGATATCGTACGCAGGTCGCTATCGGAGTATATGAGTTCACCCGCAGGCTTGCGGCTCCTTTTATGTGAGGCAGTGGCACGGCCGCCTCGACCGGCTCGATGGGTCGTTCCGAAGCCGGTCGTCGTGACTGCGCGACGCGCGTCGGTACTTAAAAAATCGCACATCCACCGGGCAACGCTTAGGCGGGCTTGTGGGTCAGTGCAGGGTATGGAATCATACGAACTGTTGATCGACGGCGACCGGCGGTCGTCGTCGGAGGCGATCCACGTTGCGAACCCAGCGACGGGGGAGACGGTCGGGCGCGTCGCGAAGGGCGACGCCGCCGACGCGCGGGCGGCGATCGAGGCCGCCGACGCGGTGACACGAGCGTGGGAAGACCGGTCGCCGGCCGAGTACGAGCGACCGCTCCGCGCCGTCGCCGACAGAGTCGAAGCCGACGCCGACGACATCGCGGAACTGCTCTCGAAGGAGACGGGCAAGTGCCTCGCGACGGCCGAGGGCGAGGTCGCCGAGACCGCCGCCCAGTTTCGGTTCTACGCCGGCGTCACCGACAAGGTCCGCGGCGACACCGTCCCGACGGCTCCGAACCGACTGAACTACACCCGGCGCGTCCCCTACGGCGTCACCGCCCACGTCGTCCCGTGGAACTACCCGCTGCTCCTGGGAACGCGCGGCATCGCCAGCGCGCTGGCGACGGGCAACACCGTCGTCGTCAAGCCGCCGACGCAAGCGCCGCTGACGACGATGTGGATCGGCGAGCTGCTGCTGGAGGAGTTCCCCGACGGCGTCGTCAACGTCGTGCCGGGACCGGGAAGTGAGGTCGGGGCCGAACTGTCCGCGAACGCCGGCGTCGACGCCATCACGTTCACCGGATCGACCGGCGTCGGTAAGGGCGTCCTCAAATCCGCGGCGGAGCA encodes:
- a CDS encoding ABC transporter permease translates to MSTKHSSGLGARLGDSVWYVYVALVALFLMTPLVSLVIASFYDGRFFSIVDYEFTLGWYEAALTSGSVRGAFTNTVYISVPVTILSTVIGTAAAIAYTRYEFPFREQFKLFALLPIFFPLILLGLGMSMWASQINLGYGIVPSIIGELVWISPIVMFVVSITALGIDPNIEEAAKDLGADTVTLYRQVLLPLIADGVVSGAIFAFVLSWNNYYIVSYLSGPQSTITTWIHGRMTQGFTPVVPAVASLIFYVSILLVIGAAVLEYRSVDESS
- a CDS encoding helix-turn-helix domain-containing protein — protein: MRNGSLSHGKTPIMLEYTFSIKHRGCWTASLNDAFPAVRATIIYSYRLTGTSITMVELTRIEEGELDELVAWLEDHPVMNTSQLVSYDDRRQKAFVSLAGDYDTDTEPVLNVLLRNNCFPTIPATVARGREHWSVLASNHEQVSTAHDELRQIGSVDVDSLRSPDLDGLLTGLTEVKEAVQDLSPRQLEVLSRAIEEGYYDSPRSCNIEELAELDSANTSTVGEHLRRSEAKILKAVAPMLDRPKELGARTN
- a CDS encoding glutamine synthetase family protein, whose product is MTTLSEYDDVRLVWTDLNGVARGITVPGDEAEHAFEEGIGFANGVAELTLEPGLLDDPHYGAEGGDMLAVPDRSSVTPVEWADDTAAVFTDLTDVDGSQFDLCARSALRNVLAELESDGYRALAGVETEFSLLSPDGDGGWVPYNDRCSYDLDAVDMSSELISEWRSAMETAGYDVLGVHQESQPGQYEVNIEYDDALTTADGIMFFRHMAKSVTRNHGHKASMMPRPHSGEDANGLHFHLSLWDLEESENQFASETGDIQFPAGKHPAGESGISDVGRHFIGGLLEHMKALTAICAPTVNSYKRLLPGIWAPVNVAWGPDNRSTVLRLPPELGPATRIEHRVPDSSCNPYLGMAASLAAGLDGIRNEIDPGEPTLKNAYEEDYERLPRTLWSALDHLEADDVLAEMLGPSLVESFVKLKRDEFNRSMDHISSWEREEYLDEF